In the Colletotrichum higginsianum IMI 349063 chromosome 7 map unlocalized unitig_7, whole genome shotgun sequence genome, one interval contains:
- a CDS encoding C6 finger domain-containing protein — protein sequence MAHAQDSQEPHKRKRDADDSGAQPAHSDRIPQPPPPQSGNASIINYLSKASACRLKLIQGEPETFSDVLGLLNQYEGMVSLYLTRANGMERQAQSSTTGVLNRHESLAANLGAKLTGPRLLKAMEGAFEGPIITNPPPAYGTAPVGWLDIVTFAKTNPDKFVLTTGHDGERTCQFYLNGLQVQILEDDWRLIMNGALDRFSSVSTAPLEEDETAEVATLEIVEQRLQVLIKKADEIAKRARQLNYHLSGRRAGINSRHGGQQGSSSAFQSVNHVRGHVPHGSGYDLHADLLQQFLSSSQAYPPRVPSSAGLETAHSTGQHTPPATNPHPHSLPLQGRPAVMHTPVVPQRDSSYDPSSAHRGIITARIEKLNKGDQIWPPCDRCRRLKSPCIKHLTACQGCTKKHAKCGWKTITEEEIAWLNREASSSTDEAHAEQSPVHQAPVRLLRYDPTQDDGRSNEAPPVSKNLMPGGDASRPASRGQQDHHQRSPLDQGSRSRTSSFMDVEHEPPPPNQKAWMLEPQRGEQLPSIKRDLLLSHMASAATAAADARDANSTTSASSMAGR from the exons ATGGCGCATGCCCAGGATTCTCAAGAGCCCCATAAACGGAAACGGGACGCAGACGACAGCGGCGCGCAGCCTGCCCATTCTGATCGCATTCCCcagcctcctccgcctcagTCAG GCAATGCATCCATCATCAACTACCTCTCCAAAGCCAGCGCTTGCAGGCTCAAGCTGATACAAGGAGAACCTGAAACATTCTCTGACGTGCTTGGCCTTTTAAATCAATATGAAGGTATGGTTTCCCTTTATTTGACCCGTGCGAACGGAATGGAACGTCAGGCTCAATCATCGACGACAGGAGTTCTCAACAGACACGAGAGTCTCGCGGCCAACCTGGGCGCCAAGCTGACGGGTCCTCGTCTGCTAAAGGCGATGGAAGGAGCCTTTGAGGGCCCAATCATCACCAACCCACCGCCTGCCTATGGCACAGCGCCTGTGGGCTGGCTGGACATAGTCACATTCGCCAAGACGAACCCCGACAAGTTTGTCCTGACGACGGGTCATGACGGTGAACGCACCTGCCAGTTCTACCTCAATGGGTTGCAGGTCCAGATTCTGGAAGACGACTGGCGCCTAATCATGAACGGCGCGTTGGACAGGTTTTCCAGCGTGTCGACGGCCCCTttggaagaagacgagacgGCAGAAGTGGCGACGCTTGAGATCGTGGAGCAGCGACTGCAGGTTCtcatcaagaaggccgaTGAAATCGCCAAGAGGGCGCGTCAACTGAACTACCACTTGAGCGGCCGGAGGGCCGGCATCAACTCAcgccatggcggccagcAGGGGAGCAGCTCCGCATTTCAGTCTGTCAACCATGTCAGAGGGCATGTTCCTCACGGCTCTGGCTATGACCTACACGCCGACCTTCTTCAGCAGTTTCTGTCGTCTTCCCAGGCTTACCCTCCTCGAGTTCCGTCCAGCGCTGGGCTCGAGACAGCACATTCGACTGGCCAACACACGCCACCTGCAACAAATCCTCATCCGCACTCACTTCCATTGCAAGGCCGCCCGGCTGTCATGCATACCCCTGTTGTACCGCAGCGAGACTCGTCATATGACCCGTCATCGGCGCACAGAGGTATCATCACGGCAAGAATAGAAAAACTGAACAAGGGCGACCAAATTTGGCCACCATGCGACCGCTGTCGCAGACTCAAGTCTCCATGCATCAAACATCTCACGGCCTGTCAGGGCTGCACCAAGAAACATGCAAAGTGTGGATGGAAAACCATTACCGAGGAAGAGATTGCCTGGCTCAATCGCGAGGCGAGTAGCAGTACCGACGAAGCACACGCCGAACAGAGCCCGGTGCACCAAGCACCGGTGAGGTTGCTGCGATATGACCCAACACAAGACGACGGTCGATCCAATGAGGCGCCGCCGGTCTCTAAGAATCTTATGCCAGGAGGAGATGCATCTCGGCCAGCCAGTAGAGGGCAACAAGACCACCACCAACGATCGCCTTTAGACCAGGGGTCTCGCAGCAGAACAAGCAGCTTCATGGACGTGGAGCATGAGCCTCCGCCCCCGAACCAGAAGGCATGGATGTTAGAGCCGCAGCGTGGAGAGCAGCTCCCCAGTATCAAGAGAGACTTGTTGCTCAGTCACATGGCGTCAGCGGCAACAGCCGCTGCTGATGCTCGCGATGCCAACTCAACGACATCTGCAAGCAGCATGGCTGGACGATAG
- a CDS encoding PX domain-containing protein produces the protein MQAMPDNRQQSFDEIYGPPENFLEIEVRNPRTHGMGRSMYTDYEIVCRTNIPAFKLRASSVRRRYSDFEYFRDILERESARVTIPPLPGKVFTNRFSDDVIEGRRAGLEKFLRIVVGHPLLQTGSKVLAAFVQDPNWDRNAW, from the exons ATGCAGGCAATGCCGGACAACCGACAGCAGTCATTCGACGAGATCTACGGCCCGCCCGAGAACTTTCTCGAGATCGAG GTCCGCAACCCCCGAACACACGGCATGGGCCGCAGCATGTACACCGACTACGAGATCGTCTGCCGCACCAACATCCCCGCCTTCAAGCTCCGCGCCTCGAGCGTGCGCCGCCGCTACTCCGACTTTGAGTACTTTCGCGACATCCTCGAGCGCGAGAGCGCCCGGGTCACTATCCCGCCTCTGCCCGGCAAGGTCTTCACGAACCGTTTCAGCGACGATGTCATCGAGGgtcgccgcgccggcctcgaaAAGTTCCtgcgcatcgtcgtcggccaccCTCTGCTCCAGACCGGCAGCAAGGTCCTGGCCGCGTTTGTGCAAG ATCCCAACTGGGACCGTAACGCGTGGTGA
- a CDS encoding Mitochondrial carrier protein rim2 gives MAHSPVHTEFMSATGDRPATRRAPDTTSYPVSRENGDIMPDTKQNPTMSAKESPFAKSWVHFVAGGVGGMTAATLTAPLDVLKTRLQSDFYQAQLRASHQARAQAVGTMSPFRAAIFHLRETFQILGSVYKIEGPRALFKGLGPNLVGVIPARSINFYTYGNGKRLIAEYGNDGNESAWVHLSAGVLAGITTSTVTNPIWLVKTRLQLDKNVAQQKGGLHRRQYRNSMDCIRQVLRTEGFTGLYKGMSASYLGVAESTLQWVLYEQIKNRLAAREERIVASGREKTFWDQTVDWMGNAGAAGGAKLVAAILAYPHEVARTRLRQAPLANGQLKYTGLWQCFRVVWIEEGFMGLYGGLTPHLMRTVPSAAIMFGMYEGMLRIFGAPNKAAASL, from the exons ATGGCTCACTCTCCCGTCCACACCGAGTTCATGTCTGCAACGGGCGATAGGCCGGCCACACGCCGGGCGCCGGATACCACCTCATATCCCGTTTCCCGCGAGAACGGCGACATCATGCCCGACACAAAACAGAACCCGACTATGAGCGCAAAGGAGTCGCCCTTTGCCAAGTCATGGGTGCACTTTGTCGCCGGAGG TGTCGGAGGCATGACAGCAGCGACCCTTACAGCACccctcgacgtcctcaagACCCGTCTACAGTCCGATTTTTACCAAGCCCAGCTCCGAGCCTCCCATCAGGCCCGcgcccaggccgtcggcaCCATGAGTCCCTTTAGGGCAGCCATCTTCCACCTCCGGGAAACGTTCCAAATTCTCGGCTCCGTCTACAAGATTGAAGGGCCCCGCGCGCTTTTCAAGGGCCTCGGCCCaaacctcgtcggcgtcatcccTGCTAGGAGCATTAATTTCTACACCTACGGCAATGGCAAGCGTTTGATCGCCGAGTATGGCAACGATGGGAATGAGTCGGCCTGGGTCCACCTGTCAGCCGGCGTACTAGCGGGCATCACAACGAGTACGGTGACGAATCCCATCTGGCTCGTCAAGACGCGGCTGCAGCTTGACAAGAACGTCGCGCAACAGAAGGGCGGCTTGCACAGGCGACAGTATCGCAACAGCATGGACTGTATCAGGCAGGTTCTACGCACGGAAGGATTCACCGGCCTGTACAAGGGCATGAGTGCGAGTTACTTGGGTGTGGCCGAGAGCACTTTGCAATGGGTACTTTATGAGCAGATAAAGAACCGACTGGCGGCAAGGGAGGAGCGCATTGTCGCGAGCGGAAGGGAAAAGACGTTTTGGGACCAAACAGTGGACTGGATGGGAAATGCCGGTGCTGCCGGCGGTGCTAAGCTGGTCGCGGCCATCTTGGCTTATCCTCACGAG GTTGCACGGACAAGATTACGACAGGCACCCTTAGCCAACGGACAACTCAAGTACACTGGCCTCTGGCAGTGCTTCCGCGTTGTATGGATTGAAGAGGGCTTCATGGGACTCTACGGTGGTCTTACCCCTCACCTAATGCGCACCGTCCccagcgccgccatcatgtTCGGTATGTACGAGGGCATGCTGCGCATCTTTGGGGCCCCCAATAAAGCCGCCGCGAGCTTGTAA